A portion of the Macrobrachium nipponense isolate FS-2020 chromosome 12, ASM1510439v2, whole genome shotgun sequence genome contains these proteins:
- the LOC135225001 gene encoding uncharacterized protein LOC135225001 isoform X1 — MVNENFWRALTELLYVIVLAYVSAGFKFNVAIFAVVVIVSIMVNGRQSLAWEGTDGTNEAADDVKEVAGSRSEESLLDKRPAGTGSSQQQEPMTKNQISIPVGDGSMVGMAGTVLVSAFFGLALWLGLISHLGTQKAFRMRRRNSMVGGLANSVERGVRQQTQELEVVKQGSYLHIGKQPDLQQRVQVFQSQPQGQQGELGMSPSKTSHLKVPTKTMKGIASFLVPEDSPRQHHPHQEGSAAFGQTIEKSHSSKSIHFKDENVRKDSVSVPATNSWKQYSSNHHTLHLSVPPEIDYNSYQTRPFSLPGSFVNPDRKGYQNDDVTYYFEVPSLTPRLPNRPKPIVAQEKDVTYYYETIPILITNPVIPSKDNMMNSFEKNQGLRNTGARRPIAHSAKGESVLGSLIASPNLQLTNRQQYTSEDTKGTYSYPPSGLLNPKPNKWRSSTKSYLSDIPPYTWNWRRVSEGYQHSSTKDPKYPERETRKKPELNGSSSKFFPPMILPKNTSKEISTQSVTVTYPTTTTTIKATTSTAMQTTMAKETFPQQDDESSSSSRPAGTSDYDDIIAVKLSNGVPVNWMPDTQLAGEDDENQDYAKEKKTKK; from the exons ATGGTGAACGAAAACTTCTGGAGAGCGCTAACAGAACTTCTTTACGTGATAGTGCTTGCGTATGTTTCCGCTGGTTTCAAATTTAATGTGGCAATATTTGCAGTTGTGGTGATAGTGTCCATCATGGTGAACGGACGACAGAGTTTGGCTTGGGAAGGAACAGACGGAACGAACGAAGCTGCGGACGACGTGAAGGAAGTGGCTGGCAGCAGGAGCGAGGAGAGCCTCTTGGACAAAAGGCCCGCAGGCACAGGAAGCTCTCAGCAGCAAGAACCGATGACGAAGAATCAGATTTCAATTCCTGTCGGAGATGG GTCGATGGTAGGAATGGCGGGGACAGTTCTGGTGTCAGCCTTCTTCGGTCTTGCGCTATGGCTCGGTCTCATTTCGCACTTAGGAACACAGAAGGCATTCAGAATGAGAAG GCGGAACAGCATGGTCGGTGGTTTGGCCAACTCTGTTGAAAGAGGCGTTAGACAACAAACTCAAGAACTCGAAGTTGTCAAACAAGGGAGTTACCTCCACATAGGAAAACAGCCAGATTTGCAACAACGAGTCCAGGTTTTCCAGAGTCAACCGCAAGGCCAACAGGGCGAGTTAGGTATGTCTCCTTCGAAGACAAGTCATCTGAAAGTTCCCACCAAAACTATGAAAGGAATTGCATCCTTTCTTGTGCCAGAGGACTCCCCTCGTCAGCACCACCCTCATCAAGAGGGTTCTGCTGCTTTTGGtcaaacaatagaaaaatctCATTCGAGTAAAAGTATTCATTTTAAGGATGAAAATGTCCGTAAAGATTCAGTCAGTGTTCCTGCAACTAACTCTTGGAAACAATATTCCAGCAATCATCACACTCTTCATTTGTCCGTGCCTCCTGAAATTGACTATAACTCTTACCAAACTAGGCCTTTTTCCCTGCCCGGTAGCTTTGTTAACCCAGACAGGAAAGGATATCAAAATGATGATGTCACTTATTATTTCGAAGTTCCTAGTTTGACTCCACGTCTACCTAATAGACCTAAACCCATTGTGGCTCAAGAAAAAGACGTAACCTACTATTACGAAACTATTCCAATTTTGATTACAAACCCTGTAATACCTTCTAAAGACAACATGATGAATTCCTTTGAAAAAAATCAAGGACTACGTAACACCGGAGCAAGAAGACCCATTGCTCATTCTGCCAAAGGTGAGAGTGTCTTGGGGAGCCTCATCGCATCTCCGAATCTACAACTAACTAACCGACAGCAATATACCTCTGAAGACACAAAGGGCACTTATAGCTACCCTCCAAGTGGCTTACTAAATCCAAAACCAAATAAATGGAGGAGTAGTACGAAGTCCTATCTCTCAGATATCCCCCCATATACTTGGAACTGGAGAAGGGTAAGCGAGGGCTATCAGCATAGTTCCACAAAGGACCCAAAATATCCCGAAAGGGAGACAAGGAAGAAACCTGAATTAAATGGATCATCTAGTAAATTTTTCCCACCTATGATATTGCCTAAAAACACTTCCAAGGAAATATCAACGCAGTCAGTGACAGTGACatatccaacaacaacaacaacaataaaagcaacaacaTCAACAGCAATGCAAACAACAATGGCGAAAGAAACATTTCCACAGCAGGATGATGAATCCAGTAGCTCCTCAAGGCCAGCTGGGACCTCTGATTATGATGACATCATAGCTGTTAAACTGAGCAATGGCGTCCCTGTTAACTGGATGCCAGACACTCAACTGGCAGGAGAAGATGATGAAAATCAAGATTATGCAAAAGAGAAGAAAACcaagaaataa
- the LOC135225001 gene encoding uncharacterized protein LOC135225001 isoform X2, which yields MNHSMKTIYLVVIVSIMVNGRQSLAWEGTDGTNEAADDVKEVAGSRSEESLLDKRPAGTGSSQQQEPMTKNQISIPVGDGSMVGMAGTVLVSAFFGLALWLGLISHLGTQKAFRMRRRNSMVGGLANSVERGVRQQTQELEVVKQGSYLHIGKQPDLQQRVQVFQSQPQGQQGELGMSPSKTSHLKVPTKTMKGIASFLVPEDSPRQHHPHQEGSAAFGQTIEKSHSSKSIHFKDENVRKDSVSVPATNSWKQYSSNHHTLHLSVPPEIDYNSYQTRPFSLPGSFVNPDRKGYQNDDVTYYFEVPSLTPRLPNRPKPIVAQEKDVTYYYETIPILITNPVIPSKDNMMNSFEKNQGLRNTGARRPIAHSAKGESVLGSLIASPNLQLTNRQQYTSEDTKGTYSYPPSGLLNPKPNKWRSSTKSYLSDIPPYTWNWRRVSEGYQHSSTKDPKYPERETRKKPELNGSSSKFFPPMILPKNTSKEISTQSVTVTYPTTTTTIKATTSTAMQTTMAKETFPQQDDESSSSSRPAGTSDYDDIIAVKLSNGVPVNWMPDTQLAGEDDENQDYAKEKKTKK from the exons TTGTGGTGATAGTGTCCATCATGGTGAACGGACGACAGAGTTTGGCTTGGGAAGGAACAGACGGAACGAACGAAGCTGCGGACGACGTGAAGGAAGTGGCTGGCAGCAGGAGCGAGGAGAGCCTCTTGGACAAAAGGCCCGCAGGCACAGGAAGCTCTCAGCAGCAAGAACCGATGACGAAGAATCAGATTTCAATTCCTGTCGGAGATGG GTCGATGGTAGGAATGGCGGGGACAGTTCTGGTGTCAGCCTTCTTCGGTCTTGCGCTATGGCTCGGTCTCATTTCGCACTTAGGAACACAGAAGGCATTCAGAATGAGAAG GCGGAACAGCATGGTCGGTGGTTTGGCCAACTCTGTTGAAAGAGGCGTTAGACAACAAACTCAAGAACTCGAAGTTGTCAAACAAGGGAGTTACCTCCACATAGGAAAACAGCCAGATTTGCAACAACGAGTCCAGGTTTTCCAGAGTCAACCGCAAGGCCAACAGGGCGAGTTAGGTATGTCTCCTTCGAAGACAAGTCATCTGAAAGTTCCCACCAAAACTATGAAAGGAATTGCATCCTTTCTTGTGCCAGAGGACTCCCCTCGTCAGCACCACCCTCATCAAGAGGGTTCTGCTGCTTTTGGtcaaacaatagaaaaatctCATTCGAGTAAAAGTATTCATTTTAAGGATGAAAATGTCCGTAAAGATTCAGTCAGTGTTCCTGCAACTAACTCTTGGAAACAATATTCCAGCAATCATCACACTCTTCATTTGTCCGTGCCTCCTGAAATTGACTATAACTCTTACCAAACTAGGCCTTTTTCCCTGCCCGGTAGCTTTGTTAACCCAGACAGGAAAGGATATCAAAATGATGATGTCACTTATTATTTCGAAGTTCCTAGTTTGACTCCACGTCTACCTAATAGACCTAAACCCATTGTGGCTCAAGAAAAAGACGTAACCTACTATTACGAAACTATTCCAATTTTGATTACAAACCCTGTAATACCTTCTAAAGACAACATGATGAATTCCTTTGAAAAAAATCAAGGACTACGTAACACCGGAGCAAGAAGACCCATTGCTCATTCTGCCAAAGGTGAGAGTGTCTTGGGGAGCCTCATCGCATCTCCGAATCTACAACTAACTAACCGACAGCAATATACCTCTGAAGACACAAAGGGCACTTATAGCTACCCTCCAAGTGGCTTACTAAATCCAAAACCAAATAAATGGAGGAGTAGTACGAAGTCCTATCTCTCAGATATCCCCCCATATACTTGGAACTGGAGAAGGGTAAGCGAGGGCTATCAGCATAGTTCCACAAAGGACCCAAAATATCCCGAAAGGGAGACAAGGAAGAAACCTGAATTAAATGGATCATCTAGTAAATTTTTCCCACCTATGATATTGCCTAAAAACACTTCCAAGGAAATATCAACGCAGTCAGTGACAGTGACatatccaacaacaacaacaacaataaaagcaacaacaTCAACAGCAATGCAAACAACAATGGCGAAAGAAACATTTCCACAGCAGGATGATGAATCCAGTAGCTCCTCAAGGCCAGCTGGGACCTCTGATTATGATGACATCATAGCTGTTAAACTGAGCAATGGCGTCCCTGTTAACTGGATGCCAGACACTCAACTGGCAGGAGAAGATGATGAAAATCAAGATTATGCAAAAGAGAAGAAAACcaagaaataa